In a single window of the Candidatus Flexicrinis proximus genome:
- a CDS encoding HAMP domain-containing histidine kinase, with the protein MAFSVGALSYAAASWAADGPPRLLTFGAALFVFSAIGALAIGLIIRHGQRDLWQLVIAARKLGEGDLTTPIHTTGRLTEVYSLAKVLEQSRYRILSMLRELAAAKEWSDSQRSLQAYFLGNISHEFRTPLAGMKVSLELLLENARDLSPAELDELLNSLHLSISSMGQLIDNLLESSKIEAEQLVLRRVTIDTQALIADAARLVQPFLNRRRQRLSVDVPLMPVSILADSTRLVQVLVNLIANASKYSPTGGAIDISVERQSGATRVVVADRGAGIPDDKRDGVFKRFVRLGATASEDYGAGLGLSVVKAIVEAHGGAVGVDARGGGGSRFWFSLPEA; encoded by the coding sequence ATGGCGTTTAGCGTCGGAGCGCTCTCCTACGCCGCTGCTTCCTGGGCCGCGGACGGGCCGCCGCGCCTGCTGACCTTCGGCGCCGCCTTGTTCGTCTTCAGCGCCATCGGCGCGCTGGCCATTGGGTTGATCATCCGCCACGGTCAGCGCGATCTCTGGCAGTTGGTGATCGCTGCGCGCAAATTGGGCGAAGGTGACCTGACCACGCCCATCCACACCACCGGTCGCCTGACCGAAGTCTATTCGCTGGCTAAGGTGCTGGAGCAGAGCCGCTACCGCATCCTCTCCATGCTCCGCGAGCTGGCCGCCGCCAAGGAATGGTCGGACTCGCAGCGCAGTCTGCAAGCCTACTTCCTCGGCAACATCTCGCATGAATTCAGGACCCCACTGGCCGGCATGAAAGTCTCGCTCGAGCTGCTTCTGGAGAACGCGCGCGACCTCTCGCCTGCCGAACTCGACGAACTCCTCAACTCGCTCCATCTCAGCATCAGCAGCATGGGCCAGTTGATCGACAACCTGCTCGAAAGCTCGAAAATCGAGGCGGAACAGCTCGTCCTCCGGCGTGTCACCATCGACACCCAGGCCTTGATCGCCGATGCCGCCCGCCTGGTTCAGCCCTTCCTCAACCGCCGCCGCCAGCGCCTCTCCGTCGACGTCCCGCTCATGCCTGTCTCGATCTTGGCCGACTCGACCCGTCTCGTGCAGGTGCTGGTTAACCTGATCGCCAACGCCAGCAAATACAGCCCCACCGGCGGCGCGATCGATATCTCCGTGGAGCGGCAATCGGGCGCAACCCGCGTTGTCGTCGCCGACCGGGGCGCGGGGATCCCGGACGACAAGCGCGACGGTGTTTTCAAACGCTTCGTGCGCCTGGGGGCCACCGCCTCCGAAGACTACGGCGCGGGTCTCGGTTTATCCGTGGTCAAGGCAATCGTCGAAGCGCATGGCGGCGCGGTGGGCGTCGACGCGCGCGGCGGCGGCGGCTCACGCTTCTGGTTTAGCCTGCCGGAAGCCTGA